In Helianthus annuus cultivar XRQ/B chromosome 8, HanXRQr2.0-SUNRISE, whole genome shotgun sequence, a single genomic region encodes these proteins:
- the LOC110902068 gene encoding NAC domain-containing protein 2 → MAEDQQIVPYIQQELRDYDDALEPGYRFCPTDSELIIYYLKRKIELGEQPRCRIYDVHVYSHHPNELTERYRSCEGIWYFFTMRERKHQTGTRVNRRTKDFGYWKSTQKDTKVYDFVTRRVLGTKRPLAFYDEKDQKTEWLMYEYTCNNLNIPNGSHSNKMTDWVLCKIYKKHSTQSVNHNNQPDQQVQNTRNQEEAIQQQNQINQPAKRPKVSTNSEINQPSERVQHHETIKHLGSMFQSNHQSVIHNNVMGAQALRIGHDQRQGSNTNPTLITMQSSATFQDPNQEQVQSFTGSSTCEHYDQNQCMSASTNVHNTYQEDSQTLVNMQGGYNRSMEETATDDNLWDLLDYEELLSLLEDEDGHTMN, encoded by the exons ATGGCCGAAGACCAACAAATTGTTCCATACATTCAACAAGAATTGCGTGATTATGATGATGCTTTAGAACCCGGTTATCGCTTTTGTCCAACCGACTCGGAGCTCATCATCTACTACCTTAAACGAAAGATTGAATTAGGCGAACAACCCAGATGTCGGATATACGATGTTCATGTTTATAGCCACCACCCTAACGAACTTACAG AACGTTACCGGTCGTGTGAAGGCATATGGTACTTTTTTACAATGAGAGAGCGAAAACACCAGACGGGGACACGAGTGAATAGAAGAACCAAGGACTTTGGGTATTGGAAGTCGACCCAGAAAGATACGAAGGTGTATGATTTTGTGACGAGACGAGTGCTTGGAACAAAAAGACCTTTAGCTTTTTATGACGAGAAGGATCAAAAGACTGAATGGCTAATGTACGAGTATACTtgcaataatctaaatatcccaAATGGAAGCCATTCCAACAAG ATGACGGATTGGGTATTGTGTAAGATATACAAGAAACATTCAACCCAAAGTGTTAATCATAACAATCAGCCGGATCAACAAGTTCAGAACACAAGGAATCAAGAGGAGGCAATTCAACAACAAAACCAAATAAATCAACCTGCAAAGAGACCAAAAGTGTCAACAAATTCCGAAATAAATCAACCAAGCGAACGAGTTCAACATCATGAAACTATTAAACATTTGGGATCTATGTTTCAATCAAACCATCAATCTGTTATTCACAACAATGTGATGGGTGCTCAAGCATTGCGTATTGGTCATGACCAACGTCAGGGATCAAACACCAATCCCACACTAATCACCATGCAATCATCGGCTACATTTCAAGACCCTAATCAAGAACAAGTTCAATCTTTTACCGGGAGCTCAACGTGTGAACATTACGATCAGAATCAATGTATGTCAGCTTCAACAAACGTTCATAACACCTACCAAGAAGATAGTCAAACACTAGTCAACATGCAAGGTGGTTATAATCGATCCATGGAGGAGACTGCTACTGATGACAATCTTTGGGACCTACTAGACTATGAGGAATTATTGTCACTTCTTGAAGACGAAGATGGCCACACGATGAATTAA